A genomic stretch from Pseudoliparis swirei isolate HS2019 ecotype Mariana Trench chromosome 18, NWPU_hadal_v1, whole genome shotgun sequence includes:
- the nucks1a gene encoding nuclear ubiquitous casein and cyclin-dependent kinase substrate 1a produces the protein MARPVRNRKVVNYSQFNESDADEEYGDKPKKVRAPPREAKHKRSKNSQEDSEESDEKVSKPKNESADDLGSEVEDNEFGQGEEEDGGSDYEEKKGKKVKKAKVEKPAKRGPKRKRPADESDDEKEVSRKRTVRQAASKAVSKQREILLGDAGSEDEEQEDKEEPYLDPDESGSDEDFTVEDDDDSDYGRSKKRGKKVIRRGRPDKKEKKSPKPRLKATVTPSPMKGKGKGRPSAKAPEKSSPKEEEEEDPESPVEEEEEEAEKKESSPAPKKTTKEAAGGDEEEEDEEEEDGSEEEAPSGED, from the exons ATGGCAAGACCAGTGAG GAACCGGAAAGTGGTGAACTACTCGCAATTCAACGAGTCTGATGCAG ATGAGGAGTATGGCGATAAGCCCAAGAAGGTGCGTGCGCCCCCCCGCGAGGCCAAGCACAAGCGCTCAAAGAACTCGCAGGAGGACAG TGAGGAGTCTGATGAGAAAGTCTCCAAACCCAAAAATGAATCAGCAG ATGACCTTGGCAGCGAGGTGGAGGACAATGAATTTGGccagggggaggaagaagatggaggaagtGACTACGAAGAAAAGAAAGGCAAAAAGGTCAAGAAAGCCAAGGTGGAGAAGCCCGCCAAGAGGGGACCGAAGAGAAAACGGCCTGCAG ATGAAAGTGACGACGAGAAGGAAGTGAGTCGAAAGCGCACAGTGCGCCAGGCGGCCTCCAAGGCCGTGTCCAAACAGAGGGAGATCCTGCTCGGCGACGCGGGCAGCGAGGACGAGGAGcaggaagacaaagaggagcCCTATTTGGACC CTGACGAGTCCGGCAGCGACGAGGACTTCACGGTGGAGGACGATGACGACAGTGACTACGGCCGCTCCAAGAAAAGGGGCAAGAAGGTGATCCGACGGGGACGGCcggacaagaaggagaagaaaagccCCAAGCCCCGACTAAAGGCCACAG TAACCCCCAGCCCGATGAAAGGAAAGGGGAAGGGCCGCCCTAGCGCCAAGGCCCCGGAGAAGAGCTCAcccaaagaagaggaagaggaggaccccGAGAGTcccgtggaggaagaggaggaggaggccgagaaGAAGGAGTCCTCCCCTGCCCCCAAGAAGACGACGAAGGAGGCTGCGggaggcgacgaggaggaggaggatgaagaggaggaggacggctcAGAAGAGGAGGCGCCCTCTGGAGAAGACTAG